A DNA window from Niabella yanshanensis contains the following coding sequences:
- a CDS encoding glycoside hydrolase family 9 protein, translating into MKKWLVFFATYLFCFHNFGANAGTIEIFINQVAYEQNGYKTGIIKTGSPVKSRTHFELLEKSSRKLVFSGLLPASEQVKDWSVNDWYTVADFSAFKTPGTYCLVVRLDGNVDSSCHFSIQRNALPAIGIPAILQFFQGQRANSPEELGADRHVLLYGSDKRVDLRGGWCDASGDVSKYFSHLAYTNFMLPQQIPMVTWSFINTAEQLPDFIQKAGIEDAFKDEALYGADYLLQSLAEEGYFYMTLFSYFKKDPEERRVVGLLADSKTTSDYQCAWREGAGMAIAALARISRWNKNRDYTSAQYLAGAERAFAHVAVNNLKYADDGKDNIIDDYCALMASSELWMATGKPIYQAEARQRAANLNKRLSPTGYFIADDKNRPFWHAADAGLPVVALVRYLDIENDANLRNRALATIKRAVDYNLKVTEATVNPFGYARQHFSSGGVVRSGFFIPHDNESGWWWQGEDARLASLTAAMIAGGRLVYPANNEWGAQAEIVKYAFNQVSWILGKNPYGMCMMYGYGHKNVPYMASMYGHGSGKGGISNGITGKDGNADGTGIDFKVADNGNEWRWSEQWIPHTGWFLQAVTALAPREK; encoded by the coding sequence ATGAAGAAATGGTTAGTCTTCTTTGCAACTTATCTTTTTTGCTTTCACAACTTTGGCGCAAATGCAGGTACTATTGAGATCTTTATTAACCAGGTAGCCTATGAACAAAATGGATATAAAACGGGCATTATCAAAACAGGCAGCCCGGTTAAAAGCCGTACCCATTTTGAATTGCTTGAAAAGAGCAGCCGGAAATTGGTGTTTAGCGGTTTATTACCAGCCTCAGAACAGGTAAAAGATTGGTCTGTTAATGATTGGTATACTGTTGCCGATTTTTCTGCTTTCAAAACGCCGGGGACTTATTGCCTGGTAGTGAGGCTTGATGGTAACGTGGACAGTTCTTGTCATTTTTCCATTCAGCGTAATGCGCTGCCCGCTATAGGCATACCCGCTATACTACAGTTCTTCCAGGGCCAGAGAGCCAACTCCCCCGAAGAACTGGGAGCCGATCGGCATGTACTTTTGTACGGATCAGATAAAAGGGTGGATCTCAGGGGCGGCTGGTGTGATGCTTCGGGCGATGTCAGCAAATACTTCTCTCACCTGGCTTATACCAATTTTATGCTACCCCAGCAAATACCGATGGTGACCTGGTCATTTATAAATACTGCAGAGCAGCTGCCGGATTTTATACAGAAGGCCGGCATAGAAGACGCATTTAAGGACGAAGCTTTATATGGCGCTGATTATTTACTACAATCGCTTGCCGAAGAGGGATATTTTTATATGACACTGTTTTCTTACTTCAAAAAGGACCCCGAAGAAAGAAGGGTAGTGGGCCTTTTGGCCGATAGTAAAACCACCTCCGATTACCAGTGTGCATGGCGAGAGGGGGCCGGGATGGCCATAGCAGCCCTGGCGAGAATATCCAGGTGGAACAAGAATAGAGATTATACTTCCGCTCAATATCTTGCCGGAGCAGAAAGAGCATTTGCGCATGTAGCCGTAAACAACTTAAAGTATGCAGATGATGGTAAAGACAATATCATCGATGATTATTGTGCGCTCATGGCTTCCAGTGAGCTCTGGATGGCTACCGGCAAGCCAATTTATCAGGCAGAAGCAAGACAAAGAGCTGCCAACCTGAACAAGCGCTTGTCCCCCACGGGCTACTTTATAGCCGATGATAAAAACAGACCTTTCTGGCACGCCGCTGATGCGGGTTTGCCGGTTGTGGCATTGGTACGTTACCTGGATATTGAAAACGATGCGAACCTGCGGAATCGTGCATTGGCAACCATTAAAAGGGCAGTAGACTATAACCTGAAGGTAACGGAGGCTACAGTCAATCCCTTCGGTTATGCCCGTCAGCATTTCAGTTCAGGTGGTGTTGTCCGATCAGGCTTTTTTATCCCGCACGACAATGAGAGCGGATGGTGGTGGCAGGGCGAGGATGCCCGGCTGGCATCACTTACAGCGGCGATGATTGCGGGCGGTCGCCTGGTGTACCCCGCTAACAATGAATGGGGCGCTCAAGCTGAGATTGTAAAGTATGCATTCAACCAGGTATCGTGGATACTCGGGAAAAATCCTTATGGAATGTGTATGATGTATGGCTATGGTCATAAAAATGTGCCTTATATGGCGTCGATGTATGGCCACGGCTCAGGCAAAGGCGGCATATCAAACGGAATCACTG